From the Streptomyces sp. NBC_01216 genome, the window GGCGCTCGTCACCGCCGCCGTGCGGTCGTCCACACCGAGCTTGCCGAAGGTCCGCAGCAGATGCGTCTTCACCGTCGACTCCCCGATGTGCAGCCGACGGCCGATCTCCCCGTTGGTGCACCCCTCCGCCACCAGGCGCAGTACCGCCGTCTCGCGGGCGGAGAGCCGGGGACGCTCCGGCCGTGACCGCAACTGGTCGACCAGCCGGGCCGCCACCGAGGGGGCCAGCACCGTCTCGCCCCGGGCCGCCGCCCTGATCGCGTCGGCGAGCTCACCCCTGGCCAGGTCTTTCAGCAGGTACCCCGCCGCGCCCGCCTCGACGGCCCGCAGGATGTCACCGTCCGTCTCGTACGTGGTGAGCACGATCACCCGGCACGGCAGTCCCGCGGCCGTGATCCGGCGGATCGAGTCCACACCCCCGCCGCCGGGCATCCGCAGGTCCATCAGCACGATGTCCGGACTGAGTTCGACGCAGAGGGTCTCCGCGACCGGCCCGCTGGACGCCTCGCCGACCACGACGAGACCGGGTTCGGGGGCGAGCATCCCGCGCAGCCCCTCGCGCACCACCGGATGGTCGTCGACGAGCAGGACACGGATGGGGGAGACGGGCGTGTTCACACGGGACTCCAGGCAGGGACGGGCAGTTCGACGGTGACGGTAGTCCCCTCACCCGGCGCGCTGCGCACCGCGGCGGCTCCGCCGACCTCGGCCGCACGGGCCCGCAACCCGCTCAGCCCGTACCCCTGATGCGGCGCCGAGGGGTCGAAGCCGCGGCCCTCGTCCCGTACGGACAGGACCAGCGCCCGCTCGCCGTAGTGCATCGACACCGAGACGGCCGCCGAAGTCCCCGCGTGCTTGCGGGCGTTGGACAGGGCCTCCTGGCAGGAACGGAGGGCCACCACTTCGAGGGCCGGTGGCAGGGCGCGCTCGGGACCGGTGACGGTCAGCACCACCGCCGTCTCATGACGTCCCGACAGCCGGCGCAGGGCCTCGGCCAGCGAGCCGCCCGCCAGGTCCGCCGGAGCGCCGTCCGTGACCAGGGCCCGCGCCTCGGCCAGGTTCTGGCGTGCCGTGTCCGCCATCAGCGCGAGGTGACGCCGGGCCGCGTCCGGGTCCCGGTCCACCTCCGACTGGACGACCTGGACCAGCATCAGCAGGCTGGTGAAGCCCTGGGCGAGCGTGTCGTGGATCTCCCGGGACATCCGGGCGCGCTCCGTGAGCGCGCCGTGCGCCGCCGACAGCCGCGTGACCTCCTCCCGGCTCGCGTCCAGTTCCGCGATCAGCCGCCCCCGCTCCTCGCTCTGGTCGAGCACCCGGATGATCCAGGTACCCAGCACGACGGAGAAGCAGCAGGTGACGACGGCGTACACGGAGTTGAGCAACACATCGGCGGCCTCCGGCCGCCAGACCAGGGCCCAGCCGAGGACGGGCGCCAGGTTGGTGACTCCCACCGCCACCTGCGCGGCACGCACCCGCAGCAGCATGTAGCACTGTGGAACGAGCGCGAAGGCGGCCACCCGCATGTCGCCGACCAGCACGGCGGCGGTCAGATACAGCGCCAGCGTTCCCACCACGAATCGCGAGGTGTGGGCGGCGCCCCGCCGGCCGGCCACCAGCAGGGGCCGCCCGGCCAGCAGGTACCAGGGCACCAGCAGGGCGAAGACGCCCGCGGCCGTCAGCCGCACCGGCCACGACGGGTGTTCCGCGCCCAGGGCGAAGGCGAGCGTGCCCGCCCAGACGACGGCGAAGTACAGGTCCCAGTTCCAGAACACCCGGTGGTGGACGTCGGAGTCCCGGGCGCCGGCGGGGTCGCTCATGCGGTGCCGGCGTACCTCCGGCGGAAACTCAGCGGGCACGGCGTCCGTCCTCCGGCGCACCGGGCGTCCGGCGCCAGGGGGCCGGGTACGGGCCTTCGGCCGGCCGCGGGCTCCGGGGCCGGCCGGGAGGGAGATCCCCTGCGCGGGCCCGGACCGCGCGTTCCGTGTGCGTCATGGACCGAGCATCCCGCGGAACGGCGCGTTCCCCGACCGTCCACCGGTCCTCCTTATGTCCACCGAACGGTGGACACCGGCGGCCGTGGGGCAGAATGACCGTGCCCAGTGGCAGGCCAGCGAGCGACGGAACGGCGGATATGACGAACACAGCGGTGGACCCGGTGTCCGGGGAGACGGACGGTCGCACGATCGGCGCGAGCCGGGCCCTCGCCTGGCTGTTGGTGATCACCGGCGCGGCCGGGCTGCTCGCCGCCTGGGTCATCACGATCGACAAGTTCAAGCTGCTGGAGGACCCGGACTTCACTCCGGGGTGCAGCCTCAACCCGGTCGTCTCCTGCGGCAACATCATGAAGAGCGACCAGGCGTCGGTCTTCGGATTCCCCAACCCCATGCTCGGCCTCGTCACCTACGCCGTGGTCATAGCGATCGGGGTGGCCCTGCTGGCGGGCGCCCGCTACCGCCGCTGGTACTGGCTGGGGCTGAACGCGGGCACGCTGTTCGGCGTCGGGTTCTGCACCTGGCTGATGTACCAGTCGCTGTACGAGATCAACGCGCTCTGCCTGTGGTGCTGCCTGGCCTGGGTCGGCACCATCGTCATGTTCTGGTACGTGACCTCGCACAACGTCCGCTCCGGGGTCGTCCGGGCGCCGGCCGGCCTGCGGTCCTTCTTCGACGAGTTCACCTGGGTGCTGCCGGTGCTGCACATCGGGATCATCGGCATGCTGATCCTGACCCGCTGGTGGGACTTCTGGACCCGGTGACGGCCGGGGCGGGGAATCGCCCGCGGGACCCCGGCGCCGGAGCGGGCCGGGCGGTTCTGTCGGTGCCCTGACTTAGGCTTCCTTCCCGTGGAGCCCGACCTCTTTACCGCAGCGGCCGAAGAACGCCAGGAGAAGGACCCGTCCAGCAGCCCCTTGGCCGTCCGGATGCGTCCGCGCACCCTGGACGAGGTCCTGGGGCAGCAGCACCTGCTGAAGGCGGGCTCACCGCTGCGCCGTCTCGTCGGTGAGGGAGGCGGCGGTCCGGCCGGCGCCTCCTCGGTGATCCTCTGGGGTCCGCCCGGCATCGGCAAGACGACCCTCGCCTACGTGGTCTCCAAGGCCACCAACAAGCGTTTCGTGGAACTCTCCGCGATCACCGCCGGCGTCAAGGAGGTCCGCGCGGTCATCGACGGGGCCCGGCGGGCGGCCGGAGGCTTCGGCAAGGAGACCGTCCTCTTCCTCGACGAGATCCACCGCTTCTCCAAGGCCCAGCAGGACTCGCTGCTGCCCGCGGTGGAGAACCGCTGGGTGACGCTGATCGCGGCCACCACGGAGAACCCGTACTTCTCCGTCATCTCCCCGCTGCTCTCGCGCTCCCTGCTGCTGACGCTGGAGGCGCTGACCGACGACGACCTGCGGGACCTGCTGCGCCGGGCGCTGGCGGACGAGCGGGGCCTCGGAGGTGTGGTCACCCTGTCCGAGGACGCCGAGGCGCACCTGCTGCGGATCGCGGGCGGTGACGCGCGACGGGCGCTGACCGCCCTGGAGGCCGCCGCGGGGTCGGCCCTCGCCCGGCACGAGACGGAGATCACCCTCCGCACGGTCGAGGAGACCGTCGACCGCGCCGCCGTGACGTACGACCGTGCCGGTGACCAGCACTACGACGTGGCCAGCGCGCTGATCAAGTCGATCCGGGGCTCCGACGTGGACGCGGCATTGCACTACCTGGCTCGGATGATCGAGGCGGGGGAGGACCCCCGGTTCATCGCCCGCCGTCTGATGATCTCCGCCAGCGAGGACATCGGGCTCGCGGACCCGACCGCCCTGCCCACGGCGGTCGCCGCGGCGCAGGCCGTGGCGCTGATCGGCTTCCCGGAGGCCGCGCTGACACTGAGCCACGCCACGATCGCCCTCGCCCTCGCGCCCAAGTCCAACGCGGCGACCACCGCGATCTCCGCCGCTCGGGCGGACGTACGGAACGGTCTGGCGGGCCCGGTCCCCGCGCACCTGCGCGACGGCCACTACAAGGGCGCTGCCGAGCTCGGCCACGCCCAGGGGTACGTGTACCCGCACGACGTCCCCGGCGGCATCGCGGCCCAGCAGTACGCCCCGGACGCGGTCCACGGCCGGCGCTACTACGAGCCGACGCGCTACGGGGCCGAGGCACGCTACGCGGACGTGGTGGAGAAGGTCCGCGAACGCCTGCGGGGCGACACCGGCTAGTGCCCCCTCCCTCCGGGCGGTGCGAGGGCGTACCGCCCTCCGCCGGGGTCACGGCGCGGTGGCGGCGAAGAGGCGGCGCAGGGCGCGGCGCAGGCCGGAGAGGTCGCCGACCGGCTCGGGGAAGTCGAAGCGCGCGTCGAAGCAGCGCCGCGGCCCGGAGCTGAAGCGGACGCGCAGGCCGAAGCGGTCCAGCGCCAGCGGCACCACGTCCTTCGTCGGAGCCATGGCCGCGGAGCGGGAGCCGAGCAGGCCGCCGAGCGCCCGCACCCGCTCCCCGTGGACCGCGTGCAGATGCTGGAGGAGTTCCGTCTCGTGGGCGTGCAGCGGGTCCGGGGCGGCGGCGGCGAACTCCTCCGGGTCGACCTCCGCGGCTCCCCACAGATCGTCGACCCGCACCTCGCCCACCTCCAGGCGGAGCATCATGGCGCCGGGGCCCGCGATCCCCGGCAGGCAGGTGAGCCAGCCGGAGATCCAGGCCCGGCCGCGGATGCGGTGCGGGACGGAGACCGGCGCGACGTCGGTGAGCTCCAGGACGACGGCCAGTTCGTCGTCCTCGGCGTGCGTGGCGGCCCGTACCGGCGGCGCGTCCGCCGGGAAGAGCAGCAGGACGTCGCCGTCCGGACCGATCACCCGGGCCTGGGGCACCGGCGGCTCCGGGTGGGGGTCCGTGACCCCCGGGACGAGGAGCACCGCGGAGCATGTACTCTGTACGAGAGTTCGTGTGCGCTCGGCTGCTGACGGCATCCGTGCGATTTCAAGCCCGCTGGGACGCGGCTGACCATGAGCTGAACGGACCTCCGTCACACCGATGCCATCCGAGGATGAAGCGTCGTTCTTTGTGCTGCTGTCTGTGATGCGCGTGGTGTTCCCAGGGCGAGACATGCGATCTCCTTGAGTAAGGTGAGCCTAACCTAACCTACAACGGAGGTCTGGAGAACGTGCCTAACCAGTCGCGTCCCAAGGTCAAGAAGTCGCGTGCGCTCGGTATCGCGCTGACGCCGAAGGCTGTCAAGTACTTCGAAGCCCGCCCGTACCCGCCGGGTGAGCACGGCCGTGGCCGCAAGCAGAACTCGGACTACAAGGTCCGTCTGCTCGAGAAGCAGCGCCTGCGCGCGCAGTACGACATCAGCGAGCGTCAGATGGCGCGCGCCTACGACCGGGCCAAGAAGGCCGAGGGCAAGACGGGCGAGGCGCTGGTCGTCGAGCTCGAGCGTCGCCTCGACGCCCTGGTCCTGCGTTCGGGCATCGCCCGCACCATCTACCAGGCCCGTCAGATGGTCGTCCACGGCCACATCCAGGTCAACGGTGGCAAGGTCGACAAGCCGTCGTTCCGTGTCCGTCCCGACGACGTCGTGATGGTCCGCGAGCGCTCGCGCGAGAAGCCGCTGTTCCACGTCGCCCGTGAGGGTGGCTTCGCCGCCGACGGCGAGACCCCGCGCTACCTGCAGGTCAACCTGAAGGCCCTGGCCTTCCGTCTCGACCGCGACCCGAACCGCAAGGAAATCCCGGTCATCTGCGACGAGCAGCTGGTCGTCGAGTACTACGCCCGCTGATCACGGCGTCGTCACTCCGCGCACTCCGCGGTTCCCAGCCCGCCGCCTCCCCGCCCTTTCCGGTGGGGGAGCCGGCGGGCTTCCGCGTTCACGGGGGCGTCCCGAGGAACAGCCGCGGGTGCGTCGCGCCGGCGGCGATGCGCGCCTTTATGCGGTACGGCGAGGGACCCCGGGCGCGATAGGGTCGGAGGACTACTTCTGGCAAGAGCCCAACGACAGCAGAGAGCGGTGCGGAGTGACCGGTGGAGAGGTTGCCGGGATTCTGGTGGCCGTGTTCTGGGCGATTCTGGTCTCCTTCCTCGCCGTGGTGCTGGTGAGGTTGGCGCAGACGCTCAAGGCGACCACCCGACTCGTGGCGGACGTGACGGAACAGGCGGTACCGCTGCTCAGTGACGCGTCCGCGACCGTACGGTCGGCACAGACCCAGCTCGACCGGGTCGACGCGATCGCCTCGGACGTGCAGGAGGTGACGTCCAACGCCTCGGCCCTGTCGACCACCGTCGCCTCCACCTTCGGCGGCCCGCTGGTCAAGGTGGCGGCCTTCGGCTACGGCGTGCGCAGGGCGCTCGGCCGGACCCGGGACGCCACGCCGCAGGCACCCGCGCCACGCACCGTCGTCCTGGGCCGCACCGTGCCGTCCGCGAGGCGCCGTAAGCAGAAGGGCTGAGCCGCGATGTTCCGCCGCACGTTCTGGTTCACCGCGGGCGCCGCCGCCGGTGTGTGGGCCACCACCAAGGTCAACCGCAAGCTCAGGCAGCTCACGCCCGAGAGCCTCGCCGCGCAGGCGGCGAACAAGGCGATCGAGACCGGCCACCGCCTCAAGGACTTCGCCGTCGACGTCAGGGCGGGCATGGTCCAGCGCGAGGCCGAGCTGGAGGAGGTGCTGGGACTGGAAGACGCACCCGGGAGGGAACTTCCGGCACAGCGCCGTCTCTTCGCGATCGAGAGCCCCGACCGGCACCCCGGCAAGAACCGCACGCAATCCCACCCCACGATCCCGTACAACCGGAATGAGGACCACTGATGGAGTCGGCTGAAATCCGCCGCCGCTGGCTGAGCTTCTTCGAGGAGCGCGGTCACACCGTCGTCCCTTCGGCGTCGCTCATCGCGGACGACCCGACTCTGCTGCTCGTCCCCGCGGGCATGGTGCCCTTCAAGCCGTACTTCCTCGGCGAGGTCAAGCCGCCGTTCGCGCGCGCCTCCAGCGTGCAGAAGTGCGTCCGGACGCCGGACATCGAAGAGGTCGGCAAGACCACCCGGCACGGCACCTTCTTCCAGATGTGCGGCAATTTCTCCTTCGGCGACTACTTCAAGGAAGGCGCCATCAAGCTGGCCTGGGAGCTGCTGACCACCTCGGTGGAGCACGGCGGCTACGGGCTGGACCCTGAGCTCCTCTGGATCACCGTCTACCAGGAGGACGACGAGGCCGAGCGCATCTGGCGCGACGTCGTCGGCGTCCCCGCCGAGCGCATCCAGCGCCTCGGCAAGAAGGACAACTACTGGTCCATGGGCGTCCCCGGCCCCTGCGGCCCGTGCTCCGAGATCAACTACGACCGCGGCCCGGAGTTCGGCGTCGAGGGCGGCCCTGCCGTCAACGACGAGCGGTACGTGGAGATCTGGAACCTCGTCTTCATGCAGTACGAGCGAGGCGAGGGCACCGGCAAGGACGACTTCGAGATCCTCGGCGACCTGCCGTCGAAGAACATCGACACGGGCCTCGGCCTCGAGCGCCTGGCGAT encodes:
- a CDS encoding response regulator transcription factor → MNTPVSPIRVLLVDDHPVVREGLRGMLAPEPGLVVVGEASSGPVAETLCVELSPDIVLMDLRMPGGGGVDSIRRITAAGLPCRVIVLTTYETDGDILRAVEAGAAGYLLKDLARGELADAIRAAARGETVLAPSVAARLVDQLRSRPERPRLSARETAVLRLVAEGCTNGEIGRRLHIGESTVKTHLLRTFGKLGVDDRTAAVTSALRHGLLDG
- a CDS encoding DUF6167 family protein, whose amino-acid sequence is MFRRTFWFTAGAAAGVWATTKVNRKLRQLTPESLAAQAANKAIETGHRLKDFAVDVRAGMVQREAELEEVLGLEDAPGRELPAQRRLFAIESPDRHPGKNRTQSHPTIPYNRNEDH
- a CDS encoding DUF2470 domain-containing protein; the protein is MPSAAERTRTLVQSTCSAVLLVPGVTDPHPEPPVPQARVIGPDGDVLLLFPADAPPVRAATHAEDDELAVVLELTDVAPVSVPHRIRGRAWISGWLTCLPGIAGPGAMMLRLEVGEVRVDDLWGAAEVDPEEFAAAAPDPLHAHETELLQHLHAVHGERVRALGGLLGSRSAAMAPTKDVVPLALDRFGLRVRFSSGPRRCFDARFDFPEPVGDLSGLRRALRRLFAATAP
- a CDS encoding sensor histidine kinase, which codes for MSDPAGARDSDVHHRVFWNWDLYFAVVWAGTLAFALGAEHPSWPVRLTAAGVFALLVPWYLLAGRPLLVAGRRGAAHTSRFVVGTLALYLTAAVLVGDMRVAAFALVPQCYMLLRVRAAQVAVGVTNLAPVLGWALVWRPEAADVLLNSVYAVVTCCFSVVLGTWIIRVLDQSEERGRLIAELDASREEVTRLSAAHGALTERARMSREIHDTLAQGFTSLLMLVQVVQSEVDRDPDAARRHLALMADTARQNLAEARALVTDGAPADLAGGSLAEALRRLSGRHETAVVLTVTGPERALPPALEVVALRSCQEALSNARKHAGTSAAVSVSMHYGERALVLSVRDEGRGFDPSAPHQGYGLSGLRARAAEVGGAAAVRSAPGEGTTVTVELPVPAWSPV
- a CDS encoding vitamin K epoxide reductase family protein, which encodes MTNTAVDPVSGETDGRTIGASRALAWLLVITGAAGLLAAWVITIDKFKLLEDPDFTPGCSLNPVVSCGNIMKSDQASVFGFPNPMLGLVTYAVVIAIGVALLAGARYRRWYWLGLNAGTLFGVGFCTWLMYQSLYEINALCLWCCLAWVGTIVMFWYVTSHNVRSGVVRAPAGLRSFFDEFTWVLPVLHIGIIGMLILTRWWDFWTR
- a CDS encoding replication-associated recombination protein A: MEPDLFTAAAEERQEKDPSSSPLAVRMRPRTLDEVLGQQHLLKAGSPLRRLVGEGGGGPAGASSVILWGPPGIGKTTLAYVVSKATNKRFVELSAITAGVKEVRAVIDGARRAAGGFGKETVLFLDEIHRFSKAQQDSLLPAVENRWVTLIAATTENPYFSVISPLLSRSLLLTLEALTDDDLRDLLRRALADERGLGGVVTLSEDAEAHLLRIAGGDARRALTALEAAAGSALARHETEITLRTVEETVDRAAVTYDRAGDQHYDVASALIKSIRGSDVDAALHYLARMIEAGEDPRFIARRLMISASEDIGLADPTALPTAVAAAQAVALIGFPEAALTLSHATIALALAPKSNAATTAISAARADVRNGLAGPVPAHLRDGHYKGAAELGHAQGYVYPHDVPGGIAAQQYAPDAVHGRRYYEPTRYGAEARYADVVEKVRERLRGDTG
- the rpsD gene encoding 30S ribosomal protein S4, producing the protein MPNQSRPKVKKSRALGIALTPKAVKYFEARPYPPGEHGRGRKQNSDYKVRLLEKQRLRAQYDISERQMARAYDRAKKAEGKTGEALVVELERRLDALVLRSGIARTIYQARQMVVHGHIQVNGGKVDKPSFRVRPDDVVMVRERSREKPLFHVAREGGFAADGETPRYLQVNLKALAFRLDRDPNRKEIPVICDEQLVVEYYAR
- a CDS encoding DUF948 domain-containing protein; protein product: MTGGEVAGILVAVFWAILVSFLAVVLVRLAQTLKATTRLVADVTEQAVPLLSDASATVRSAQTQLDRVDAIASDVQEVTSNASALSTTVASTFGGPLVKVAAFGYGVRRALGRTRDATPQAPAPRTVVLGRTVPSARRRKQKG